The following are encoded together in the Triticum dicoccoides isolate Atlit2015 ecotype Zavitan chromosome 6B, WEW_v2.0, whole genome shotgun sequence genome:
- the LOC119325527 gene encoding uncharacterized protein LOC119325527, with the protein MADERRSMSGGTEAGPYASDARVRPQSTRTQRPSMVARVDVGGRGEELSRPDTENGVEAAGSGDSGGAGDERLRGVQAAASMKLIVGMSDLVSPFVVLYEDDVDAFWCFEMLLRRMRENFHLEGPTGVMKRLEALWKIMELIDT; encoded by the exons atgGCGGACGAGAGGAGGAGCATGAGCGGAGGCACGGAGGCAGGTCCATATGCGTCAGACGCGCGCGTTCGCCCGCAGTCAACGCGGACGCAGCGGCCGTCCATGGTGGCTCGGGTCGATGTAGGAGGACGAGGGGAGGAGCTCTCGAGGCCCGACACCGAGAATGGAGTGGAGGCGGCTGGATCTGGCGATTCTGGAGGGGCTGGCGACGAGCGGCTCCGTGGGGTTCAAGCGGCGGCTTCCATG AAATTGATTGTAGGTATGAGCGATCTGGTTTCCCCTTTTGTTGTTCTATATGAGGATGATGTAGATGCCTTTTGGTGTTTTGAGATGCTACTGAGAAGGATG CGTGAAAATTTCCACCTCGAGGGACCGACAGGAGTTATGAAGCGGTTGGAAGCATTGTGGAAGATCATGGAATTGATAGATACGTAA